The genomic window TGAAAGCGCTATACCAGTATTTCACGGTAAAATCTGAATTAGCCGATGAGGAAAGATATAATGAGATCGCAggagattttattttcgacaATCCTTACGAGACGAAATCGATCGCTTTCACTGGTAATTACGACGGTTAAAGCAGTCGCCCATAGAGTTCAATGCGAATCAGAAAGTTGCTCTGTTATTCGACGTCAGATTAATTCGGCCGATGTAATACGGATGTAATTAGCTGCGGAGAAAGAAAGTTATCCATTTACTTGGCGAACATTATAGCGCCGTGATTAATTATGCCGTTCACAGAACGCAATTAGCGAAACAAGCGCttctatgaatatattataaatattttaatcattacaaatcgaataaaaatgtatcctttcactagaaatatattatatatatatatatatatatatatatatatatatatatatatatatatatatatacacatatattttgttgacAGCACGATTTGTGTTTCATAAGAAAATCAGTAATCGCTTGTAGAGAATTAATGTGCTATAATACAAAGTTTGAATTGTTAAACGATTTCTTTAGAAAGTGAAGAAAGCACATAACGGATGATCATAATTATACTCATTACCGAGGCCTCATGCgctcgtataatttttaacctCTGAACGCAGCGTGGGTCCAGAGGTATTAAATTCCCTCTCGAAAGAATAAGTCATGGAGAGTGTGTGTAATTTACAGCTCAGAGTGCGCCGACAGATATCCTTGTgacttttctttcatattataaactcttttagcttaattttttaattctctttttttcttttaattatatttaattttacataatttctttttttacaattttgtatatatttttttcttaatatttttttcttgatatatcaGTATCTTAAATAAAGCATCTTACAATGcgcaatacatattttaagagCAAAGAAgggttttaaatatttataaagatttttaattgcgaagaaataaagaaagtttATGTCGATATATCtcaaacaaaacatttttcgacatatattgtatatccaTTAAGAAATTAgacaagttaaaaatatttaagtatttatagaGTATGCAACTGAGgcaatgaagaaaattatattcgcaAAAATTTCGTGAATATTCaaagtaatttttgataatttaaaatgtatgacTCACCGTGCACAGTAGTACTCCACTCTTCGCTTGACTAAAAGTTTTGAAGACCTCCGTCCTTTCCTTCTGCGTCATGTTACCGTGTAGTTTGAAGAATTCTACATCAACCAGCGGATCGGAGTCTTCGTCATCGTCATCCATTGGTTTTGTAAGGACAGAGGACAAAATTTCGATGTGGTAGTCCACCATATCTTGCGTGGCCATAAAGATCACTATTTTATGCTCCCCAGGAATCTAAGATAAAACAGCACAccagaaaaaatgtaataatggaTCGCGAGTAAAATTACATTGTTCTTGAAATGGAGAGCAAAAAGATTTCCTTACTTGACATCTACTGGCGATGTAAGCGCTCAGAGTGACCATTCTTAATTTAGGCGGAGTGACTATGTAACTCTGAATTACACTTTGTGGAACTATAAGATCTTCGTTGATCTCGCTGGTGTCTCCTCCGCTCATTTCTAAATTCTCTTTAGCCGCGTCAACAAAGATCGGATTGTGCATCGCGAGGCCCGCTAATTTTTCAACAGCTTGCGTCAAAGTCGCGGACAATAAAATTGTCTGCCTTCTTGATTgatttacatttttgcaaTCTTGCTCAATGTTTTGAGCATTTTCCGATTTTGAATCAGATCCTTGATTCgtacttaaatattttgtatcttttttccttccttttaatgaaactttcttttcttcaataatatcTTGATTGTTATCTTCACTGTCATCACTTGAATGGTACGCGTGTTTCACTTTATCATTATCGATATgatcttctattttattacaaaattttgtatcttcttttgaaatttttttatcagttgatgtgtctttaatattttgtttcaatattttcatagcATCATATCCAGATTCAGCTTTGTTGGAACTTGACACTTTCAAAGCACTTACTAtcctaaattatataattttacaattgtataatattataattattaattaattttcttacttaataaattaaacaattaattaataattaattagtttaattatttattaatttttattaaaaatttatgacaatcTATTGttcttctataaaattaaaaaaggaaaaaaagactCACTCAGAAATATCCTTTTCATATCCCATATCAAGCATTCTATCAGCTTCATCTAATACGAAATATCTAACTTCATTTAATCTCAATGCTTTTGTATGCCTTATGTGATCTAATAATCTGCCAGGagtagttattaatatattacatcccTTTCGTAATCGAGCTTTTTCtgcctttctcttttctccacCAACTATATACCCTGGTACAATCCATGTAAAAggctgaaattatttataatctcttttaatatactagcatacaaatattaagtatttctatcaaaaaaatatattcgattaaCTCActttaactaattttataaaacactcATATGTTTGCAGAGCTAATTCTCTTGTTGGTACAACTACAAGAGCCGATAAACcactatttctatttaattttggtctaattttatgtaaaaactcTACAATAGGTAAAGCATATGCTAACGTTTTCCCAGATCCTGTCTGAGATCTTATTAAAACATCTCTAGCTGAGAATATCTCAGGAATCGCCTTTTGTTGAACCGTTGTCATTTTGGTTATATCCATATTTTGTTCTAAATTCGAAATCTGGgagataaagaatataaattattaatttagtacaaaaattttcatttttaaacactgattgaatgtaaatattaaccatatatGGGTGAATATCGAGATCTGCAAAAGTGATCTTCGTAAAAACTGGTTCGTCTACAGGTTTTACAATTCTCTGTCCTATAGTTGGTACATCAGGATTATTGCCAAATAAAGACGAGATTTTTCCACCTGCTTTGTGCAGTTTTGGATTCTTGTCTGATTCCctgttattatttacaatcttcCCTTtacgtttctttttatcttttttattcaaaatatccaTCCTTTCCGTTACTTTCAAGATAGGAGATTTTTCAGTTACTATTtcagatttttcatttaatttattatctgtatCAATGTCATGTGAcacatttaattcaattttatttgattcatttttCAATCGACCTGAGAATATATCGGAAAGTGATTTTTTCTGTTCGATtaaagtatttctttttttcgccaATGTCTCACCAATATGTTGTTTTGTTATCTTTGTAAAGGATACCATCTGTTCGTTTGTAATATCAGAATTTGCTAGAGACAAAACTTTATTAGATTTCAAatcctttttatctttctcatcAGATTGTTTAATCTTTCCTGACTTCGCCATTGTATCTTTAACACGTGGTAGAATCTGAGACTGTGTATTTCGAGAGACTACATTggcttctttcaattttttggcAAAGATAGTCGATAATGATTTCTgtctaattcttttattagatTCTATTCCTTGTGCATTCACATTTTTTGACTccttattatttacttttttgccTAAGGATTGATTTTTCAATCTCTTAATCGAAGTTTTCAAAAGCTCGCTCCTTCTCTGTTTATTCTGAGTagacacaaatatttatgaaaaatttatttatcattctctttttatgtatttacttAGTGTGAACTgatgacataaaatttataatatttctacacACATGTTTCATACACACGTGCACGTGTTTACAGATTTCCTAACCTAATCTAACTTATAATCAAATACTTACAGTTCTCGCTGAAGAAATTGGATTCGACGttacatttaaagaaatatccaTATCTTGAATTGCCATTGTACATACGAAATAGCTCGTTTTTAGCACTTTTTATTTGCGATACAACGAGTAAAAACACGATGTAATTTAGAAACACACATCACGTTGAGCACGTGCGGATTGCGGAACATGTGGCAAATTGCGCGCATGCGCATGATTtcaaatcgaattaatttccAGATTCTACGCTACATGTGTGCATCTCGTGTttccataatatattttttaattttgttaattttattgttgataattataatatttgatgaagTATGACGGGGATTTCtttgctaatttatttaaagacgctaattaaatatacatatatattatacactatataaaaaaaaaaaatatacactatataaaaaaaaccttatatattatacactatatataaaaaaaaaaatatattatacccTATAAAAAAAACCATCCCtggttttgataattttgaaatacacttcttaaaaataataggaAACACTTTTGtgcattagaaatatttatttgtaaatgatAAAACTACAGccagtatttta from Cataglyphis hispanica isolate Lineage 1 chromosome 16, ULB_Chis1_1.0, whole genome shotgun sequence includes these protein-coding regions:
- the LOC126855565 gene encoding probable ATP-dependent RNA helicase CG8611 codes for the protein MAIQDMDISLNVTSNPISSARTNKQRRSELLKTSIKRLKNQSLGKKVNNKESKNVNAQGIESNKRIRQKSLSTIFAKKLKEANVVSRNTQSQILPRVKDTMAKSGKIKQSDEKDKKDLKSNKVLSLANSDITNEQMVSFTKITKQHIGETLAKKRNTLIEQKKSLSDIFSGRLKNESNKIELNVSHDIDTDNKLNEKSEIVTEKSPILKVTERMDILNKKDKKKRKGKIVNNNRESDKNPKLHKAGGKISSLFGNNPDVPTIGQRIVKPVDEPVFTKITFADLDIHPYMISNLEQNMDITKMTTVQQKAIPEIFSARDVLIRSQTGSGKTLAYALPIVEFLHKIRPKLNRNSGLSALVVVPTRELALQTYECFIKLVKPFTWIVPGYIVGGEKRKAEKARLRKGCNILITTPGRLLDHIRHTKALRLNEVRYFVLDEADRMLDMGYEKDISEIVSALKVSSSNKAESGYDAMKILKQNIKDTSTDKKISKEDTKFCNKIEDHIDNDKVKHAYHSSDDSEDNNQDIIEEKKVSLKGRKKDTKYLSTNQGSDSKSENAQNIEQDCKNVNQSRRQTILLSATLTQAVEKLAGLAMHNPIFVDAAKENLEMSGGDTSEINEDLIVPQSVIQSYIVTPPKLRMVTLSAYIASRCQIPGEHKIVIFMATQDMVDYHIEILSSVLTKPMDDDDEDSDPLVDVEFFKLHGNMTQKERTEVFKTFSQAKSGVLLCTDVAARGLDMPKVDCVVQYTGPISARDYVHRIGRTARAGCSGVSTIFLTPPEIEFVRMLESRRIRIKQQDMNDVLDKLLGPLSKHNSVQAAAVALQNDFENLVLEDKQLGAKACKAYVSWMRFYSSYPRDMREIFNRKELHLGHYAKSFALRDPPKRIGGISKKLREKESLKPKHNNRLHKPSDGVPQKEQRKQNGDGQRTGLLKRARTLNMSEYDSGLGSVKKPKK